In the Afipia sp. GAS231 genome, ACAGAATCATTTGAGTCGTCATGGCCGGGCTTGTCCCGGCCATCCACGTTTTTGGGGCGAGACATTAAGACGTGGATGCTCGGGACATCTAGCGCGAAGACGCGCTTCGCGCTTTTGCCCGGGCATGACGAAAAAAATTGACGGTCGTTGAGTATCTACCCCGCCGCCGGCAACACCGTATCGGTGGCCACACTCCACGGCCGTTGCGGCGACGCCAGGCCGATCAGGCGGCCCTGGATGTAATCGCAGCCCCATTCGCGCAGCATGACTGCGGCTTCCTCGTCCTGCACCCATTCCGCCACCGTCTTGATCTGCAGCCGGCGGGCGAGATCGATCAACGTCTGCACGAAAGCGCGATCATCGGCGGAGCGGGCGATGTTCTGCACGAAGGCGCCGTCGATTTTGACGATATCGACGCCGAGCTTGCGCAGGTTGCGGAACGAGGTGTAGCCGGCGCCGAAATCGTCGATCGCGATCCGGCTGCCGAAACCCTTGAGGCGGGTGATGAAGCCCCTGATGTCGTCGATATCCTGGATCGCGACGGTTTCGGTGATCTCGACGATCAGCCGCTCGCCGACGCCGGGATGCGCCTGCATCAGCGATTCGATTCCGGTCCACCAGTCCGGGTCCATGGTGGTGTCGGGCGAGATGTTGAGGCTGAGCTGAACGTTCGGCGAGGCCGCCAGTTCGGCGACTGCCAGTTCGAGCACGCGGTGATCGACCAGCCGAATGAGACCCAGCCGCTCCGCCACCGGAACGATATCGGGGGCCAGCAGCGCCTGGCCGTCCGCCTGCTCCATCCGCACCAGGCACTCGTAGAACGCCGGCTGCCGCGAGCGCGCCTCCACGACAGGTTCGAACGCGGTGACGATCCGGCGCTCGTTCAGCGCGGTGACGATCTCGTCGGTGACGCGGATGTTGACGCGGCGCTGGGCGTCGCGCTCGACATTCGGACGCCACAGCGAGAACGATCCGGCGCGGCGGCGCTTGGCGGCATCGAGCGTTTCCTGGGCGCGGTTGACGGCTTCATCGGCGCTGCGGGCGTAACGCGGCACGCTGACCGCGCCGATCGATGCCGTCACCGACACCGGGCCGGACACGGTCGGCACCACGTCGTCGCGGATCCCCGCGAGAAAGCGCTCGGCCGCGACATTGGTGTCATCGACGGTGCAGTTGCGCAGGATCAGCCCGAATTTGTTGCCGGAAAATCGCCCGAGCACGTCGCCGCCGCGCAGCCGCGCCCGGATCCGTTTGCCGACTTCGGCGATCACGGCATCCGCCACGTCGAAGCCGAAAGCGTCATTGACGCGCGCCAGATGATCGATCCCGATCAGCATGAAGGCGCAGGAGGCACGCGAGCGCGCGGTTTCCTCGATCGCTTCGGCCAGCGAGGCGATCAGATGGGTGCGATTGAGTTCGCCGGTGAGCGGATCGTTGCGCGACAGCCTCACGAGCTGCTCGTCGCGGGCGTGGCGCTCATTGTCGACGCGGACGATGCCTTGCGCGCGCGCCGGCCGGCCGTCGGGACCGGCAAACCAGCAGCCGGTCTCCTCGATCCAGATCACGGGAGCCGACGTCGAGGTCCGCACGCCATATTCGATCCGGTAGGCGGCCCCTTCCCCGCTCCGCGGCGGCGCCGACTGGCCGAGCGTGTCCGACCGGATCGAGCGTACAGGCTCGATCAGCTTGGCGAATTCGGTGCCGCTGGCGAGCGCCTGCGCCGGAACGTCGGTGAAGACGGCAGCGACGTTGTCGCTCCAGGCGATGGTGTCGGCCGCGATATCCCAGACGAACGCGGCCTGCCCGAGCGAGGCGAGAATGCTGGAAGCTTGCGGGACAGGGGGCATCAGATCGCCTCGATTCGGGACATCGCCGGATGATTCCCACGCAAGAGGATAGTGGCTGATTCGAATCAGAGGCTAGGCAAAGTTCATAAATAATCTGGAAAGCACGTTTCACGGCAATCCCGGACCCGCCGGGAACCAACCGCAACCGACCGGCATAGGCCTTGCGAGGCTCAGATCGCAGTGGGGCGTAACGTCCCAAAACGTGACAGTTAACGGTTACGGTGTGCGATGCTGGATGTCGATCGATCAGAAGAGGCGCTGGACGGCGAGGTATTGGACGCCGACGAACCCGGCTGTGTCGCGCTGGTGCCGGTGACCCCATCCTTGCGTTGGATGCCCAAAGGCCCGATCGCACGGCCCGATCCGGGCTTCGTCACCCAGTTGATCGCGACCGCGGCCCAGGCACCGCAGACCCGCAGCCTGCGGCGAGGCTCGCTGGCCGATGCCCAGACCGCCTACGGCACCAGCCGGAGCCCGCGCTACGTTGCCGGCTTCCGGACCCGACAAGTCGTCTGAATTCAAGTCGTCTGATCTTCTAAAATGACCGCTCAGCGTGGCGGCGTGTCCGACGGCGGCGCGCCGTTGCCCGGCTGCAGGCCCGGCGACGGGACCTCCGGGGAGGCCGCATGAGGCAGGACGGAAGGGTGCGGCTCGGGATGGTCCAGCGGTACGGACTGGGCGACCGAGGCCGCCGGAGGGGCTGATGATGCCGCCGTTGACGCAGCGGCGGGATCGAATTCGGGTTCGGCAGCCGGCGGCTCGGCCGCTCTCGAGCTTTTCCTGGAGACCGCAGGCGCAGCCGCGGCGACGGCGCCGCGTCGCGTGCGCAGCGCGAGGCCGGAGAGGAAATCCACCATCGACAGCGCGACCAGCAGGAAATAGGTCGAGGTACCGAACTTCGACCACAGCACGAATTCGGCGGCGGCCGCGCCGAACACGATCAGCGACAGCAGATGGTCGGTGAGATATTTCGCACCGGGGCGCGCGCCTTTGATGACCTCGCACATCAGAAGCAGGATGCCGAGCGCGAGCAGCACATCGCTCAGCGTCAGCGGCCATTCGGCGCCCGACATCAATGTCAGCTTGACCAGCGGATCCGTGAAGGAAACGCCGGGCATCAAAAACACGATGATGTTGTAGATCGCGAGCGGAATCAGAAGCAGCGGAAAACCGACCATGGCGAGGGCCTTGCTGGAATACCGGGCTAGGAAAACCGGACGAGAAAAAACGGATTTGCCCGGGCGAAGCATCGCGCTTCGTCACCGGGAACCGTTACCCTACTCGTTGGCCGAATTCAGGCAGCTGCCGCCACCGGCGGCGACTTATCCAATGCCCGACCAGGACTTCTCAGGCAGGAGCCCTGATACGGAAATCCCGCTCAGGATTCTTTCTTGGCCTTCAGAACCTGCCGGCCCTTGTACATGCCGGTCTT is a window encoding:
- a CDS encoding bifunctional diguanylate cyclase/phosphodiesterase, which translates into the protein MPPVPQASSILASLGQAAFVWDIAADTIAWSDNVAAVFTDVPAQALASGTEFAKLIEPVRSIRSDTLGQSAPPRSGEGAAYRIEYGVRTSTSAPVIWIEETGCWFAGPDGRPARAQGIVRVDNERHARDEQLVRLSRNDPLTGELNRTHLIASLAEAIEETARSRASCAFMLIGIDHLARVNDAFGFDVADAVIAEVGKRIRARLRGGDVLGRFSGNKFGLILRNCTVDDTNVAAERFLAGIRDDVVPTVSGPVSVTASIGAVSVPRYARSADEAVNRAQETLDAAKRRRAGSFSLWRPNVERDAQRRVNIRVTDEIVTALNERRIVTAFEPVVEARSRQPAFYECLVRMEQADGQALLAPDIVPVAERLGLIRLVDHRVLELAVAELAASPNVQLSLNISPDTTMDPDWWTGIESLMQAHPGVGERLIVEITETVAIQDIDDIRGFITRLKGFGSRIAIDDFGAGYTSFRNLRKLGVDIVKIDGAFVQNIARSADDRAFVQTLIDLARRLQIKTVAEWVQDEEAAVMLREWGCDYIQGRLIGLASPQRPWSVATDTVLPAAG